A part of Loxodonta africana isolate mLoxAfr1 chromosome 11, mLoxAfr1.hap2, whole genome shotgun sequence genomic DNA contains:
- the SERTAD1 gene encoding SERTA domain-containing protein 1, whose product MLSKGLKRKREEEEEKETLAVDAWWLDPGHPDVAQAPPTVASSSLFDLSVLKLHHSLRQSEPDLRHLVLVVNTLRRIQASMAPAAALPPVPSPPVAPGVADSLLASSDAALSASMASLLEDLSHIEGLSQAPQPLADEGPLGRPTGGAPPSLGALDLLGPATGCLLDDGLEGLFEDIDTSMYDSELWAPASEGFKPGPVEGAGKEATPELDEAELDYLMDVLVGKQALERPPGPGR is encoded by the coding sequence ATGCTGAGCAAGGGCTTGAAGCGCAagcgggaggaggaggaggagaaggaaaccctggcagtcGATGCCTGGTGGCTGGATCCTGGTCACCCAGACGTAGCACAGGCACCCCCCACCGTGGCCTCCAGCTCCCTCTTTGACCTCTCGGTGCTCAAACTCCACCACAGCCTGCGGCAGAGTGAGCCGGACCTGCGGCACCTGGTGCTAGTTGTGAACACGCTGCGACGCATCCAGGCATCCATGGCGCCTGCGGCTGCCCTGCCACCTGTGCCCAGCCCACCTGTAGCCCCTGGAGTGGCCGACAGCCTGCTGGCCAGCTCAGACGCTGCCCTCTCAGCCTCTATGGCCAGCCTTCTGGAGGACCTCAGCCACATTGAGGGCCTGAGCCAagccccccagcccctggccgATGAGGGGCCACTAGGCCGCCCCACTGGGGGAGCCCCGCCCAGCCTGGGTGCCTTGGATCTGCTGGGCCCAGCCACTGGCTGTCTGCTGGATGATGGACTCGAGGGCCTATTTGAGGACATCGACACCTCCATGTACGACAGCGAACTCTGGGCACCAGCCTCTGAGGGCTTCAAACCTGGCCCTGTAGAGGGTGCAGGCAAGGAGGCGACTCCAGAGCTGGACGAGGCTGAGCTGGACTACCTCATGGACGTGCTAGTGGGCAAACAGGCACTGGAGCGGCCGCCAGGGCCGGGGCGCTGA